Part of the Struthio camelus isolate bStrCam1 chromosome 30, bStrCam1.hap1, whole genome shotgun sequence genome, GAGGGGTTGTGTGCGGAGACCAATTCCTTCAAGGGCCCCAGTCAATTCCTGCGTGATGTTTGGGTCCTGTGCTGCAAGCTTCGCTCGAAAGGAGCATTTAAAACCTCGTGTGTCTTAGCCACAGCGTCACTGTCCCCAAAACATCTGTAAATGAGATTTACCTGTGCTTCTCTAAGTCACAAAGTTACGCTTCCTTTGTGCAAGGAGGAGTCTAGTGCCACTGGGACCAGAGGGGAGATAAACTCAAAATGATGCTGAATAATTCAAAAGGCGCAGCGTGCCTTTTAGGCTCAGCCGCTGTCCTAATAGGAAGCTCACAGGGACGCTTTCTGTTGCAAGGTGCTGCTCAGGGACTTGGTGGGTGCTAGAAGTGGTGTGAGCTGCCTTTCGTTTGTTCTAAAGGCAGGCTGGGTCTTCTAATCGAAAGCATCATAACGactttgtgtttttgtgtttggGGCAGTTAATTATATCCCCTGCCTTAAGGCCTTAACTGACTGCAGGGTTTCGGGAAGGACTCCTCCCGTTCGTTAAGGGCTGCACGAGGGGGTGCCCATTAGATGCTCACATTATAGCCGTCCTCCGAAGTATCCGGTCTTGGGCAGTGCCAAAGGTAAATTGCTGGAGTCAGCAAGTTGATGCATTGTGGCAACGGCTCAAGTTCCAATTAGAGTGTGTGAGCATAATTGCTGCGCGAGATTATTGCTCTCTGGTCGCTCCACACCCTGGTCGTTCCCAGGCGTCCCAGCGGGATCCCAGAGGAAGACGTTTGCAGCGCTATGGTGCCGTACCTCCTGAAACACAGGGCTTACCTCCGGAAAGTCctaaaggagaaggaggaagagaacaaGAAGCTGGCAGAGTCCGTGCTCGCTGGGAGGGACAGAATCGCCGAACTGCAGCAGCTGATACAAGATCGCAAACAAGCTTGGCAGGTAAAAACCCCCTGTGTCTTTGCACCGAGGCAGCATCAGCCTGAAGGAAAAAGTCTTGTGTAGTCTGTCCAGCAAAGGACTGTGCCGTATTTAAGATGATCAGGAAACTCGTGCTGCTCATTCACTTGTGAAGTTCTCCTAGCAGTGACGGGGATCTGCTCTCGGAGATGGAGAGCAAGGGGATGACAAGGGCATGTGAATTGTTTGAGGAAGAGCAGCCTGGCTGGTACCTCAGGCCTGAGGAAGTCCAGCCTGGGCTGCTGGGTGCAGAGTGACTTCTGAAAGCTGGCCCTTATCAAAGGCCTCGCCAGGAGCCAAGGACTGCAGAAACCGGCCGGGGAGGTCTAGGCTTTCTGGGCATTTTCACTGGAGGTCTTGGCTGTTTTCCCCTGCGTGCTCCCAAATGGAGTGTGCTGGGTGGGGTGCTTTTGTGGGTGGGCGCACAAGGAAGATTAACGGATTGTATTCTGTACGTGCTGGGGACAGCGGTGTACATGAGGCTCTGTTTTATGTCAGTGCTGCCTTGTGTTCTAAACACTGGCATCTGTGGTGAAAAGAGTttgatatttgtttgttttccttccaggCCATTAGCAAAGAGCAGAGAGAACTCATCATGACATTCAAGGAGCCCCAGTGAGGAAGCAGAGATTCTGCAAATGTTTTTTTGCAAATGGATTTTGTCGTCTTCTATCTCTGGAGCCCCAAAAATGCTTCGGGAAATGGGGTTCTGCGCATGGCATATATAAACCATGCAAACAGCACTGCACGCTTGCGTTCCTCTTGGCAGGCTGAAAGGCGCTGGTACAAGTTCAGTACTGATTCAGTCCTACTGCACAGTTTGATCAGAGATCGtgaagaagtaaaagaaaatgcatcaggATCTTTGGAAATAGATGACGATTTCCTATTCCCCGCTCAGCTCAACAGTGAGGAGGATCCTACAGACGCGATAGCCAAAGCATGTCTGTGCACTAGCAGCTTCTTTAGCACTGTGATGAGCATGATTCTGGCTCTCTAGAGCTGAGTCTGAGACCCTCCAAGGCATTCCAGATGCACATTGCAGAAACCTTGGTGCCTTATGCAACAAGTAGAGCACAGATACTAACTGTGCTGCATGCAGGGTAGAGGAGCCAGGGAGTTGTCATCGGAGCTGCCTGTAGCGTGTGAAGCACGCGATTGCTTAAATGTTACAATGGCATTGTGTACAGCTGAGTTGTAAATAGCCACTTCGGACTCTTTTGCCATATTGTCACAGTGTTCATTTTCAGTATCTGTTTCTTCAAACAATTGTCCACCCGTTACCCCTTGGAAAAGACACGTTAGCAGCTGCTCACACCAAGTGCCTCGTTtccatatattctttttttttccagctattctTTTACAACAGCTCCGCTCCCGGCAGCTACACACAAAGGACACACTGAGATTGCTCCTCCTAGGACCACAGTCTGAAGGAGCTGGGgctttggggtctttttttttttgtgtatgtgtgcgtgtctgtAGCTGAGCAGGGGTTAAAAAGAGCCCTAACTTGACTTGGTGAAGGGGGTCAGCGAGCCCTTTTCATTTGTGGGTTCGTGGCAAAGAGATTCAATCCCATTTTTACCCAGCTTGAGTTGTTCTTTACCAGCTCCCCATTAGAAATTTGGGGAAGCAGGGACTTAACCCAGCGCCTGCATGGCAGTGCGTTAGTGAAACCCAGGAATGGAGATGTGtctctaaaatgaagaaaatgtcctTCCTTTGGGCGGGGTAGATGATGAGGAGAATCTTACTGTGTTGGGGAAGGGTTAATCATGAGCTTAATAATTCCAGCAGCTGCCAGGTCTGCCCAGGGCAGCAAGTTCCCTACCTGTCCGGTCACCTGTCTTCCTCCTGGCCTGCTCAGCGCTTTGGCTATTAAGGAAAGCCGTCCAGAGGAGAGGCTGCCCGGTGTGGTGTTGAAATACGGATTCGGAGAACAAAGGTGGCAGTTTCCACCGAGCACAAGCCTCTGTTTCCAATTAGAGGCAGCCAGAGCATGTGATTGACTGACTGAGGCATATTTTCCTTTTGTCGTAAACAAGCCTTCCCTTGCTGCATTATAATCTAAATAAATGGGGGCTGTTGTTCCCCTGCTCTTGGCTCCCGTTGTGTGTGCTTGGCCCGTGCACTCTATAGTTTATGGGTTTGTTTGACAGAGGCTCTGGTCTCAGCATTTCTCTCCTCCTCCGCCCCAAACCATGCAGTTCCGCTTTTCAAGGCAGGCCTGGATTTATGGGATTTGAAAGTCGGGGAAGTGGTCGGGGATGTCACTCCAGGGAGCTCCCAGCACCCTGTTTCACCTTCTAACTTGGCCCTGAGCTTAGAGCCCGCCTGGACTTAAATATGAGCCAAGTAGGGATGGTcatctcttgggggggggggggggtcagtcttcagcccccccaggacccccggccCTGCCGAACAACGTCTGCCCCTTGGACGTGGCACAGGGCGGCTGCGGGGTGTCGCTCCCCGCGGCCCAGGGCTGAGCGAGGGTAACTGGGACCGCGGCGCGTTTCCTCCCTGGGGCTTGGCAGCCGGCCGGGCTCAGCGCAGGGAAACGAGCCGAAATGAGAGGCTGCCGCGCGGCGGGAACGCGCCCCCGTCAAAAATCACCCCGGCGGCCGGGGACGGCAGAAAACTTCCCCCCCCGGCGTGGCAGCAATTTGCAGGCCGCAACGCACGTCACCGAGCGGGctccagcccctggggacctgcgGGGACCGTGGGCCGGAGGGGACACGGGCTCttacctggcacctgcccctgtcGCAACGGGTggcccccctgctcctgctccagtcCCACCGGGGGGGACCGGCCGGCGGGGCTGGCGAGCCCCAGCTCTCGTCCCAGGAAACCTCTGCTGGCCCAGGGCCTCGTCTCGCTCCCCGCgggctcggggccgggccgggggaacCGAGTTCGCCCCAAACCACAATTGCCGCCTGGGCCGGCAGCTCCCATCCCCGGACGGATGAAACCAGAAATAACcctggcggggccgcggggcccctCCTCGCCTGCGGTCGCCGCCGCCGGGTATAAAAaccggcgcggggagccgcacCGAGCACCCGCGGCACCATGAGGACCCTCGGGCTGCTGACCCTGCTGGCCCTCgtggccctcggcctcggccgcAGAGGTAAGGGGCACcgggcgagcggcgccgggggggtcTCTGCCCCGAAACGGCGGCGGCAGCACCCGGAGCccggggtgggaggtgggggagagatTCGCTGGTGGGGGGGACGGGAATCAGGGGCGCCTCAGGGTTGGAGgggttcggggtgggggggaagcacaGGGACTGGCAGGAGACGccggagaggaggaagaggaggcgcgGGGAGGAAGGCGCCGGCTTTCCCGCGCCCTGACCGCGCTCCGCTCGCAGACCCGGCCCGCTCCGCCAGCGCCGCCGACTCGCCCAGCTCGGAAGGTGGGTGCCCGCGGCCGGCTCCCGCTGCCAccctgcgccccccggccccggggagggggggggccggccgccctcacacctcccctctcgctcccccccaccccgcagccttCGTCTCCCACCGCGCCAGCGCCGAGCTGACGCGCCGGCACAAGAGGCACTTCGTCGCCGGCAGgtaacggggtggggggggacggatGGCCAAACGacggggaggggagcgggcggccgaggagcccccgccgccggcaTGGCCCGCTCCCTCCCCGCAGCCCCTACGGCGCCGCGCCGAACCCCCTCGAGGCCCAGCGCGAGGTGTGCGAGCTCAACCCCGACTGCGACGAGCTGGCCGACCACATCGGCTTCCACGAGGCGTACCGGCGTTTCTACGGCCCCGTGGCCTAGCCCCGGCCCCCACCTCTGCAcgacgccccccccaccccaatcccgGCCGCCTCAAGGGCGCCGTGAAATAAATGTGTGAACGGTGCACCCGGCTCCTTCCTgggcgcggggacggggagggggcaccggattcccaccccccccacacaccttccTTCGCCCACTGCAGATGCAGGACGCCTGGGGCCCATCCACCACCCCATCCCACCTGCTCCGGGCACCCCAAagtcccactcccccccccccaacccccggcgaGGCCGAAGGCCCCCGGCCTcatcctccccctcccgcccctgcCAGGCGCAGCGGCTCCCCGGCAATGAGCAGCCCAGCGCCAGCGTTAGTCCAGTTTAATTTAAAGCTGTTTGTCCCAAGCGCAGGGTTGTTAGGggcggggtttttttttggggggggggggggggcagattgTCTCCCTGTGCCCCGTGGCCCCACTCCCATCCTGGCAGGATCGTTAAGGCTGGGGTGGGTTGGGGCTTAGGGGAACCCGGACACAGCGTCCTGCGAGGCCACAGGGTGCATGTgcaaacacatgcatgcatgcatacacgcacacacacgcatgtgcatgcacagatgcacacacatgcacatctagctatatatatacatacacacacacacacacgtatgcacacacacgcatgcatacatgcacacacctcTCTCTAGCGCCGTGGCGTGCCTGCAGCATGACCCTGTGCCCCAGGACaccgtggcccccccccccccccaacccggttGCATCCGCTCCATCATCCCAGGGAGCTGTGGCCATGTCAGAGCCCTTGGGAGGGGGAGGCCATAGAGAAGCCGCGTGCccagggctgcccccccccccccccaaaaaacctgcCTGCGATGCCTCTGCTGGGAGCAGGGTCCCCGCATGGGGTCCCCAGCCCAGAGCTCGGGCCCCGCTGCCACCTCAAGCCGCAGCACCCCTTCCCCAAGCTCCTCTTGCAGCTGCCCCGATACCCTGCCACCGCTTCCGGGGTCCCAGGCCTGGCTCAGCGGAGGGCGCAGGGGCCGCCGCCACACCGGGCGCAGGCCCACCTCGTCCTGCCAGCCCGGCCGTCACCAGCCCTCTGCACCCGCACACCAGCCCGCTCCCCTCGGCCCTGCCTTCTGCCCGCAGCAGGGGCTGAGCACGGTGAAACGGAGCCGTACAAGCTGCATCGGGGCCGTGCACAGTGCATCGGGGCTGCGCATGCTGCATCGGGGCTGTGCACGCTCATCAGGGCCGTGCACAGTGCATCGGGGCCACGTGTGCCCAAATCAAGCCAGGCAGTGGGGAGGCGATGGAGCCGGCTCTGGAAAGGGCCACGAGAAACAGGGCAGAACGTGGGGATGGAGCTGTTAGTGCCGCagatgtgcgtgtgcatgcacacacatgcatacacacacacacatacacgcatgcGCATACGGTGCGGCTGCTATGTGGGTTAGGTGCAGCATAGGTGCTTCACAGCGCCCCCCGGGGGAGCAATGAGTACGATTAGCCATAGTGCAaaggcagggaaactgaggcacggctcAGCTCACCACGGACGGTCCACCCTGGGAGCCCCACCGGAgcgggacccaggcatccgggcccctCCACTCCCCCCAAAtcccagcagagctcagaggctcccgccaaggaagaaggaggacgccgggacgcctgggtcctcgctGAGCCCTtccggcagccccccccccccccccccccccccccccccccccgccccggggacgTCAGCGGCGCCCCGGCTCGGGCGCCCCGACCTGCGAGCCGCCGGGTgcccggggcagggcggcggtGAAGGCGCCGATGATGGCGGCGTTGCCCAGCAGGGCCAGCCCGGCCGTGCCGAaggtgccggggccggcggggccgggcaggcggccGCGCAGCCAGGTGCGGCGCGAGCCGGCGTCGCGCAGCACGGCTTCCAGCTGGAAGTGGGTGCCCAGCACGGCGCAGACGTGGAAGAGCTGGTGGCTGTGGCCTGCCGGGGTGGGAAAACGGCGTCAGCGCCGGGGGCGCCCGCATCCCTCCCGGCGCCGGGCGGTGCAGCAGCCCCCCGCTCACCGATGTAGTCGAAGCGGCCGGGCGCCAGGCGCTCGGGCAGGTGGGAGGCGAAGAGGAAGCCGGTGAGCAGGGCGAAGAGGAGGTGGTAGCAGTAGCCGGCCATGGCCTCGTCGCAGCGGCAGAAGAGGAGCTGCCGGTGGGACAGATGAGcgggcatccccccccccccccaaaaaataaaccCTCCATCCCGGTCCCTCCGCCAgctcccgacgcctccgctcaCCCGGTAGAAAAGCGGGATGTTGTCGTAGAGGAAGGGGTAGACGAACGCCGCCGTCCGCAGCACCTTGCTCAGCCGAGGATGCTCCAGCTCGGGGAAGCTGCGGGGATCCCGGCCCGCCGTCAGCTCCCCCCCGGCTCAGCCCCGCGCCACCCCCCCcgaccccagaccccccccccaaaacctacCGGGAGTAGCACGAGAGGCCGGTGCAGACGAAGGAGTTAAAAGCGGCGGCGGGGACGAAGTAACGGTGCAAAACGCCGCCGACCCAGCGGTCCGGCATGGCGTAGGCACCGTAGGCGAAGGCGCAGCCTGCAGCGGGGACGCGGCGTcaggacccggccccggccccggccccggccccatccACGCCGGCTCACCCAGGCTGTAGAGGCTGAGGGCCCCGTAGTCGCAGAAGTAGCAGAAGTGGCGGGCGCGGGCCGACATGGTGCTGAAGGTGTGGGCGCAGCTGGAGGCGAAGGGGTACAGGCACACCAGCAGCAGGTAGATGAGCAGGGGCCAGTGGTAGGGCTCGCGGCAGAAGTCCAGGGAGGACGAG contains:
- the BGLAP gene encoding osteocalcin, with protein sequence MRTLGLLTLLALVALGLGRRDPARSASAADSPSSEAFVSHRASAELTRRHKRHFVAGSPYGAAPNPLEAQREVCELNPDCDELADHIGFHEAYRRFYGPVA
- the PAQR6 gene encoding membrane progestin receptor delta isoform X2, encoding MLTVKLPQIFRVHQVPRVRVDVGPHPAPAFLSPSEIFWEDGIMSGYRHPKSSALDCVLSSFQMTNETINIWTHFLPTWYFVWRLLVLSSSLDFCREPYHWPLLIYLLLVCLYPFASSCAHTFSTMSARARHFCYFCDYGALSLYSLGCAFAYGAYAMPDRWVGGVLHRYFVPAAAFNSFVCTGLSCYSRSSSAAATRPWPATATTSSSPCSPASSSPPTCPSAWRPAASTTSATATSSSTSAPCWAPTSSWKPCCATPARAAPGCAAACPAPPAPAPSARPGWPCWATPPSSAPSPPPCPGHPAARRSGRPSRGAADVPGAGGGGGGGGGGGLPEGLSEDPGVPASSFFLGGSL
- the PAQR6 gene encoding membrane progestin receptor delta isoform X4 codes for the protein MLTVKLPQIFRVHQVPRIFWEDGIMSGYRHPKSSALDCVLSSFQMTNETINIWTHFLPTWYFVWRLLVLSSSLDFCREPYHWPLLIYLLLVCLYPFASSCAHTFSTMSARARHFCYFCDYGALSLYSLGCAFAYGAYAMPDRWVGGVLHRYFVPAAAFNSFVCTGLSCYSRFPELEHPRLSKVLRTAAFVYPFLYDNIPLFYRLLFCRCDEAMAGYCYHLLFALLTGFLFASHLPERLAPGRFDYIGHSHQLFHVCAVLGTHFQLEAVLRDAGSRRTWLRGRLPGPAGPGTFGTAGLALLGNAAIIGAFTAALPRAPGGSQVGAPEPGRR
- the PAQR6 gene encoding membrane progestin receptor delta isoform X1, giving the protein MLTVKLPQIFRVHQVPRIFWEDGIMSGYRHPKSSALDCVLSSFQMTNETINIWTHFLPTWYFVWRLLVLSSSLDFCREPYHWPLLIYLLLVCLYPFASSCAHTFSTMSARARHFCYFCDYGALSLYSLGCAFAYGAYAMPDRWVGGVLHRYFVPAAAFNSFVCTGLSCYSRFPELEHPRLSKVLRTAAFVYPFLYDNIPLFYRVSGGVGSWRRDRDGGFIFWGGGGMPAHLSHRQLLFCRCDEAMAGYCYHLLFALLTGFLFASHLPERLAPGRFDYIGHSHQLFHVCAVLGTHFQLEAVLRDAGSRRTWLRGRLPGPAGPGTFGTAGLALLGNAAIIGAFTAALPRAPGGSQVGAPEPGRR
- the PAQR6 gene encoding membrane progestin receptor delta isoform X3, with protein sequence MLTVKLPQIFRVHQVPRVRVDVGPHPAPAFLSPSEIFWEDGIMSGYRHPKSSALDCVLSSFQMTNETINIWTHFLPTWYFVWRLLVLSSSLDFCREPYHWPLLIYLLLVCLYPFASSCAHTFSTMSARARHFCYFCDYGALSLYSLGCAFAYGAYAMPDRWVGGVLHRYFVPAAAFNSFVCTGLSCYSRFPELEHPRLSKVLRTAAFVYPFLYDNIPLFYRLLFCRCDEAMAGYCYHLLFALLTGFLFASHLPERLAPGRFDYIGHSHQLFHVCAVLGTHFQLEAVLRDAGSRRTWLRGRLPGPAGPGTFGTAGLALLGNAAIIGAFTAALPRAPGGSQVGAPEPGRR